A region from the Salvia splendens isolate huo1 chromosome 15, SspV2, whole genome shotgun sequence genome encodes:
- the LOC121767404 gene encoding probable L-gulonolactone oxidase 6, translating to MNTITTIALLVTLMSISVNSTSPEDPIQCNGAIQNTNCTITNSYGAFPDRSTCRAAEAVYPTSEAELVAAVASAAAAKRKIKVATRYSHSIPKLVCPDGEDGLLISTKYLNRTLNVDASAMTITVESGVTLRQLISEAARANMALPYAPYWWGLTVGGMMGTGAHGSSLWGLGSQVHDRVTRLTIVAPAQPHVRVLESGDADLDAAKVSLGVLGVISQVTLKLEPPFKRSVTYITRNDSDLGEDAVTLGRKHEFADFTWFPSQKRVIYRLDDRTSSNSSGNGLNNFPGFRSTSTLVLATLRSTEETQESLGDANGKCINGRITASFLRSTGFGLTNDGIIFKGYPVIGYQNRIQASGACLDSPDDARLTACPWDSRVKGLFYHQTTFSIALSRVKGFILDVQKLVSLFPDSLCGLDLYNGILMRYVTASTAYLGKQEDSLDFDITYYRSKDPLQPRLFEDVLEEIEQMAVFKYGALPHWGKNRNVAFLGATAKYRNGARFVKVKQRYDPKGLFSSGWSDQMLGLADGLSVVREGCALEGLCICSHDTHCAPNKGYLCVPGKIYDKARVCAKVTTGNLY from the exons ATGAACACAATCACCACCATTGCTTTGTTGGTGACACTAATGAGCATCTCCGTAAATTCTACCTCACCAGAAGATCCCATCCAGTGCAATGGAGCAATCCAAAACACAAACTGCACCATCACAAACTCCTACGGCGCCTTCCCCGACCGAAGCACCTGCCGTGCAGCCGAGGCCGTGTACCCCACGTCCGAGGCCGAGCTAGTCGCAGCCGTGGCGAGCGCGGCCGCGGCCAAGAGGAAGATCAAAGTGGCGACGCGCTACTCCCACAGCATTCCGAAGCTGGTGTGCCCGGACGGGGAAGACGGGCTGCTGATAAGCACCAAGTACCTCAACCGGACGCTGAACGTAGACGCATCCGCGATGACAATCACGGTGGAGAGTGGGGTGACGCTGAGGCAGCTGATCAGCGAGGCGGCCCGGGCCAATATGGCGCTGCCTTATGCGCCGTATTGGTGGGGGCTGACCGTGGGCGGGATGATGGGGACGGGTGCTCATGGGAGCTCGCTGTGGGGCTTGGGGAGTCAGGTGCATGACCGTGTCACGCGCCTGACTATTGTGGCGCCCGCGCAGCCACACGTCCGCGTGCTGGAAAGTGGGGATGCGGACCTTGATGCGGCTAAAGTCTCGCTTGGTGTTCTTGGTGTCATCTCTCAG GTAACACTGAAATTGGAGCCGCCTTTCAAAAGGTCAGTAACATACATAACAAGGAACGATTCTGATCTGGGAGAAGATGCTGTAACGTTGGGGCGGAAACACGAATTTGCAGATTTCACATGGTTCCCCAGTCAGAAACGAGTCATTTATCGACTGGACGACCGAACCTCATCCAACTCATCCGGAAACGGGCTCAATAACTTCCCAGGATTCCGGTCCACTTCCACCCTCGTTCTTGCCACTCTCAGAAGCACAG AGGAGACGCAGGAGTCCCTAGGCGACGCCAACGGAAAATGCATAAACGGGAGAATCACGGCCTCTTTTTTAAGATCCACGGGCTTCGGACTAACAAACGACGGCATCATATTCAAGGGCTACCCAGTGATCGGCTACCAAAACCGCATCCAGGCTTCCGGCGCATGCCTCGACAGCCCGGACGACGCGAGGCTCACGGCATGCCCGTGGGATTCCCGCGTGAAGGGCCTCTTCTACCACCAGACCACATTCAGCATCGCCCTGTCAAGAGTCAAGGGCTTCATCCTCGACGTGCAGAAGCTCGTCTCCCTTTTCCCGGACTCCCTCTGCGGCCTTGACCTCTACAACGGGATCCTCATGCGATACGTCACCGCCTCGACGGCCTACTTGGGGAAACAGGAGGACTCCCTCGACTTCGACATCACTTACTACAGGAGCAAGGATCCCCTCCAGCCCAGGCTCTTCGAAGACGTGTTAGAAGAGATAGAGCAGATGGCCGTGTTCAAGTACGGAGCTCTGCCGCATTGGGGGAAGAATCGGAACGTGGCGTTTCTCGGGGCCACTGCAAAGTATAGAAATGGCGCGCGGTTCGTGAAGGTGAAGCAGAGGTATGATCCTAAAGGGCTGTTTTCGAGTGggtggagtgatcagatgttggGGCTCGCGGATGGATTGAGTGTGGTGAGGGAAGGATGTGCGCTTGAAGGGTTGTGTATTTGCTCTCACGATACTCATTGCGCGCCTAACAAGGGATATTTGTGTGTGCCTGGAAAAATCTATGATAAGGCCAGAGTCTGTGCCAAGGTTACAACAGGAAATCTTTATTAG